In one Panulirus ornatus isolate Po-2019 chromosome 25, ASM3632096v1, whole genome shotgun sequence genomic region, the following are encoded:
- the LOC139757230 gene encoding uncharacterized protein, with translation MGCVASKPDINDLHANIFQVVNVDDLGHRFSAAKLEVTDTDLVLHQRGKSATRWPLRCLRRYGFDAELFSFESGRRCPTGPGIYAFKCRRAEALFNMLQLQIQNITEDAASRDMVPPLGSNGSRDWFPDNTHNSRTGGNADLEDYLEPVQRSRGVPNNVGPAPIGLPTGSSVVGAVSGNVGGGGVSYGGPTGVVVGGGVRGLGTIHPPASPSTPLSPPPLPAYESSFDVTRTEETPPTPGHDMRDQPPTPTDPMRPVLVNLIDKTVSFGNYSGRQTSYTTSYPDRPISQLNSTKSKRPKSYANINKPPYEVSLNDQVYVNIVPEQHVYVNYGREKDVPAVPPRPSLTAGSAGSGSSHSGTTTTTDTDHQPSSQVNYIILDLDPNSDSSQAAPVSPLGSVVSGTESPHHVAEGYATIDFDKTTALWDTVKSAPAWEDGSRKTRHNSTFTNPTTLTRHNSSLSD, from the coding sequence ATGGGGTGCGTGGCCAGTAAGCCTGACATCAACGACCTACATGCCAACATCTTCCAGGTGGTAAATGTAGATGATCTTGGCCACCGCTTCAGTGCCGCTAAACTGGAGGTGACTGACACCGATTTGGTGCTTCACCAACGCGGCAAGTCCGCTACTCGCTGGCCACTCCGCTGTCTCCGTCGTTATGGCTTTGATGCAGAGCTATTCAGCTTTGAGTCAGGACGACGATGCCCAACAGGTCCAGGTATCTATGCCTTTAAGTGCAGACGGGCAGAGGCACTTTTTAACATGCTGCAGCTCCAAATCCAAAACATCACAGAAGATGCAGCATCTCGAGACATGGTTCCACCACTGGGCTCCAATGGAAGTCGAGACTGGTTCCCAGACAATACCCACAACAGCAGAACTGGAGGGAATGCAGATCTTGAGGATTATTTGGAGCCTGTACAACGATCACGTGGAGTCCCGAACAATGTGGGGCCTGCCCCTATAGGTTTGCCAACTGGTTCGAGTGTTGTTGGAGCTGTAAGCGgaaatgttggtggtggtggtgtatcgtATGGTGGGCCAactggtgttgtggttggtggtggtgttcgtgggCTGGGGACAATTCATCCCCCAGCATCACCCTCTACACCACTTAGCCCACCTCCTTTACCCGCCTATGAAAGTAGTTTTGATGTGACCCGGACTGAAGAGACTCCACCAACTCCAGGTCATGACATGCGAGAccagccacccacaccaacagatCCTATGAGGCCAGTGTTAGTAAATCTTATAGATAAAACAGTGTCATTTGGTAACTATAGTGGGAGGCAAACTTCTTATACAACTTCTTACCCAGATAGACCTATATCACAGTTAAATTCTACAAAGTCAAAGCGCCCAAAGTCGTATGCGAACATAAATAAGCCTCCTTATGAGGTGAGTTTAAATGATCAAGTGTATGTTAATATCGTCCCAGAACAACATGTATATGTCAACTATGGGAGGGAAAAAGATGTACCTGCAGTGCCTCCTCGACCTTCTCTGACCGCAGGGTCTGCAGGATCAGGTTCCTCTCACTCtggcaccaccactactaccgaCACAGACCACCAGCCTTCTTCACAGGTCAACTATATCATCCTTGATTTAGATCCTAATTCTGATTCCTCTCAAGCAGCACCTGTGAGTCCGCTAGGATCTGTAGTATCTGGTACTGAGTCACCTCATCATGTGGCTGAAGGCTATGCCACCATTGACTTTGACAAAACAACAGCTTTATGGGACACAGTAAAATCAGCACCTGCATGGGAGGATGGCTCAAGAAAAACGAGACACAACTCCACTTTTACAAACCCAACAACCCTGACACGACACAACTCTTCTTTGTCAGACTGA
- the LOC139757229 gene encoding uncharacterized protein isoform X2 — translation MIHAYLHVTEGLNYRDSHGPEFRKHMKRINNLQGSKITIYHNFQREVDKFRIHVYRCDGPCITKRPYYGILRRAIERPPNPTDRWWARHKQECGGTFHKIEGPGAIPNAGLKPKVEPKQLSRPKDSSSLDSPNHKYQDSDKCKTRTDRDKGMQSLEASFLRKGVKQSFSSFSKDSFNEAQILQKIKAKYSNIKQAVLLSKEETENAYRVCQKNRSKRGKSPEIGTLVDGKVNPNYIPKSSHNLNLGKYLNKYLQAKKLLHHVPYKPEVLDMKSRTTVPNINIQKYMNRLHEAKKIKTHIPKPDHKSSGHVVACTASSDISEKRLTESLRKGNKRDELSFTVCPICSISVAATAYEQHLQECFGDDLDTEMDMSFEEEGQTGKYNCHEKCTTEETSEVESEWNQLEAKNCPNCGCLVLVAEMKLHLKYCIDSEDDDVEIESQSKTPDENQKTGLLDSYREVSNVVTCPSCMEKVTENFIQEHLNECLKLLSEEL, via the exons ATGATCCATGCTTACTTGCATGTGACTGAAGGCCTGAACTACCGTGACAGTCATGGGCCAGAGTTCAGGAAGCACATGAAAAGGATTAACAACTTGCAAGGGTCAAAGATAACA ATATACCACAACTTTCAGCGTGAGGTTGACAAATTTCGCATTCATGTATACAGATGTGATGGGCCTTGTATCACTAAACGTCCATATTATGGTATTCTTCGTCGAGCCATTGAACGACCACCTAATCCAACTGACAGATGGTGGGCTCGGCATAAACAAGAGTGTGGGGGTACTTTTCACAAGATTGAAGGACCAGGGGCTATCCCAAATGCAGGTTTAAAACCAAAAGTGGAACCAAAACAGCTAAGCCGTCCTAAAGATTCATCTTCATTGGACTCCCCAAATCATAAATATCAAGATAGTGACAAATGTAAAACTAGAACAGATAGAGATAAAGGAATGCAGTCTTTAGAAGCAAGTTTTCTAAGGAAAGGTGTGAAGCAGTCCTTTTCAAGTTTCAGTAAGGATAGCTTTAATGAAGCTCAAATATTACAGAAAATAAAAGCCAAGTACTCTAACATTAAGCAGGCAGTATTAttgtcaaaagaagaaacagagaatgctTACCGAGTTTGTCAAAAAAATAGGTCAAAAAGAGGGAAAAGCCCTGAAATAGGCACTCTTGTTGATGGTAAAGTAAATCCTAATTACATTCCAAAGTCATCACATAACTTGAATCTTGGAAAGTACTTGAATAAATATCTGCAAGCTAAGAAATTACTGCACCACGTCCCATACAAACCTGAAGTATTAGATATGAAAAGTAGAACGACAGTTCCCAACATTAATATTCAGAAGTACATGAATAGATTACATGAAGCAAAGAAGATAAAAACTCACATACCAAAACCTGATCATAAATCATCGGGGCATGTTGTTGCTTGCACTGCATCATCAGATATATCAGAAAAGAGATTAACTGAGTCTCTCAGGAAAGGAAATAAAAGAGATGAATTAAGTTTCACAGTTTGTCCCATCTGTAGTATCTCTGTTGCAGCTACAGCCTACGAGCAACACCTGCAGGAGTGTTTTGGGGACGACCTAGACACAGAAATGGATATGTCTTTTGAAGAAGAAGGACAGACAGGAAAGTATAATTGCCATGAGAAATGTACTACAGAAGAAACTAGTGAGGTGGAAAGTGAATGGAATCAATTAGAAGCAAAAAACTGTCCGAACTGTGGGTGTCTTGTCCTTGTTGCAGAGATGAAACTACATCTAAAGTACTGCATTGattctgaagatgatgatgttgaaattGAGTCACAAAGTAAGACACCAGACGAGAACCAGAAAACTGGGCTTTTGGATTCATACCGTGAAGTTTCCAATGTTGTTACCTGCCCATCTTGTATGGAAAAAGTTACAGAGAACTTCATTCAAGAACACCTTAATGAGTGCCTGAAATTACTTTCAGAAGAATTATAG